Proteins from one Kazachstania africana CBS 2517 chromosome 1, complete genome genomic window:
- the BER1 gene encoding Ber1p (similar to Saccharomyces cerevisiae YLR412W; ancestral locus Anc_4.279), with translation MMVRSALKKAKEQNKSWESSFDETLLSLRKVIRESEMFKRIEADLLPHIDELGGIRCLAIGSFSEDQPARYQLALLIEILNFLELEKNTPLIVSIYDPLFSENDLKFIEGMGCNWKVEGSLEDKSEYSKNALFLLPHAPLDLTEEVLKTERPRYFLANHIVTHTDRYTKSQLFEKYPVLCKLVHLLDQNSKPSEKKVTNSSSQTNNNFTTVTSKKKRRKSKYVLQEPNIDYDSIECPYGNCHIVCDFEAGSLLKDKPWVNAFSDLTLHLFDIV, from the coding sequence ATGATGGTACGTTCTGCATTAAAGAAAGCTAAGGAGCAAAATAAATCATGGGAGAGTTCGTTTGATGAAACGTTGTTATCTTTGAGAAAAGTTATCAGAGAATCTGAGATGTTCAAAAGAATAGAAGCGGACTTGCTTCCTCATATTGATGAGCTTGGAGGTATAAGGTGCCTTGCTATTGGAAGTTTTTCCGAGGATCAGCCAGCCAGATATCAATTAGCACTCCTGatagaaattttgaacttCCTAGaattagagaaaaataCGCCGCTCATCGTTTCGATCTATGATCCACTTTTCAGTGAAAACGATTtaaaattcattgaaggAATGGGATGTAACTGGAAGGTTGAAGGGAGCTTAGAAGACAAGTCAGAATATTCTAAAAATGCATTGTTTCTTCTGCCGCATGCACCACTTGACTTGACAGAAGAGGTTTTAAAAACCGAACGGCCCAGATATTTTTTGGCTAATCACATTGTGACACACACTGATAGATATACAAAAAGTCAgctttttgaaaaataccCTGTATTATGTAAGCTCGTTCACTTACTAGATCAAAATAGCAAGCCTTCAGAGAAGAAGGTAACAAATTCATCCTCACAAACTAACAACAATTTCACAACTGTAACGtcaaaaaagaagagaaggAAAAGTAAATACGTATTACAAGAGccaaatattgattatGACAGCATTGAGTGTCCATACGGTAATTGCCATATTGTCTGTGATTTTGAAGCGGGGTCTCTTCTAAAAGATAAGCCATGGGTCAACGCCTTTTCTGATTTGACCCTGCACTTGTTCGATATAGTATAA
- the FAS1 gene encoding tetrafunctional fatty acid synthase subunit FAS1 (similar to Saccharomyces cerevisiae FAS1 (YKL182W); ancestral locus Anc_4.280), translating to MMVSTRSLTLSHGSIEHVLSVPTVSFFAASQLQEQFKKTLPEPTEGFAADDEPNSSAELLGKFLAYISSLIIPNNDRNQFNEVLQTSLQEFEHSYLHGNDIHTLGADLLKNNDTPLLKVKELIKNFINAKVVANIPFEKNTTAALFEKTNDDTSLVAIFGGQGNTDDYFEELRDLYRTYNVLVSDIIESAATTLDELTKSSSDAEKVFNQGFKLMDWLETPSKTPDNDYLLSIPISCPLIGVIQFVHYALTAKLLGFTPGELRSYLKGATGHSQGLATAIAIAEADSWDSFNVAMKKAISLLFFIGTRCFLAYPNTSLPPSIVEDSIENGEGVPSPMLTVSNLTKDQVQSFIDKTNAHLPAEKHIVISLVNGARNLVVSGPPQSLYGLNLALRKAKAPSGLDQSRIPHSERKLKISNRFLPVTSPFHSHLLVPANDLILNDLKDHDIEFFNNDLMIPVYDTFNGEDLKDYKGSIVARVVDCIINLPVNWETSTQFEVSHILDFGPGGASGLGVLTHRNKDGTGVRIIVAGTLEINPDDDYGFKQELFSHSIKRNPNWLKQFHPKLAMNKNGKVYVDTKFSKLLGRAPLLVPGMTPTTVSPDFVAATINAGYQIELAGGGYFSPEGMTKAIDDVVAQIEPGHSLAINLIYVNPRMMQWGIPLIKELRQRGYPIQSLTIGAGVPSIEIATEYIETLGLTHLGLKPGSIDSISQVINIAKAHPNFPIVLQWTGGRAGGHHSYEDFHAPVLQMYSKIRRQSNIVLIAGSGFGSAEDTYKYLTGEWSTKYSYPPMPFDGFLFGSRVMTAKEAKTSPAAKRAIADCVGVSDNQWENTYKKPTGGIITVRSEMGEPIHKLATRCVVFWKELDDTIFNLPKNKLQAALDAKKDYIIAKLNADTQKPWFATVNGEVRDLIGMTYEEVAKRLVELMFIKSTDSWIDPTLRNFTGDFLRRVEERFITTKCTSIIQSYSVLDEPEKALDLVFKTLPAAKEQYMNAQDVDYFLSCCQNPLQKPVPFVPVLDNRFEFFFKKDSLWQSENLEAVVDEDVERTCILHGPVAAQFTKTIDEPIKEILDGIHDGHVKMLLNDYYDNDMSNIPVVEYFGGQDPTPSDKEVLDSVSCKATVNTDEVAWFKLLAGPNKDWRHAFFTSARFIQGSLFAENAARKVFKPCKHMVIDIKNQNDSSKTVVTLLEPVHGERKPTAVLRLIKENLIQLELIENRTMDGKPVSLPLLYVYRPEDGFAPIFEVMEDRNNRIKELYWKLWIDEPFNLNFNARDVIHGGSFTITTEAITEFTHAIGNNCEDFVPRSGRTTLAPMDFAIVIGWRAIIKAIFPETVDGDLLKLVHLSNGYRMCPGATPLQENDVVSTSAVIKSVVNQPTGKVVEVVGTLIRDSKPVMEVTSSFFYRGAYDDYENTFQKIDEPIYEMNINSAKDISVLQSKEWFHLDDEEIDLLGKNLTFEMESEVTFNSANVFSSVKCYGPIKMELPTKEKIEIGFVDYDAGESYGNPVIDFLSRNASTLEQNVNLENPIPIATLTSQSPSTNVTYGRVSGDLNPIHVSRHFASYANLPGTITHGMYSSANIRALIENCAADGVSSRVRGYTCQFVNMVLPNTQLTTVIQHVGMINGRKVVKFETKNDQDTIVLTGEAEIEQPVSTFVFTGQGSQEQGMGMDLYESSEVAKNVWDRADTHFRNTYGISILDIVKNNPKEYTVYFGGEKGREIRENYTQMMFETIVDGEVKSEKIFKEIDEDTTSYTFKSVNGLLSATQFTQPALTLMEKAAYEDLKSKGLIPVGAAFAGHSLGEYAALASLADIMSIESLVEVVFYRGMTMQCAVPRDHLGRSNYGMVAVNPGRVSPTFTQEALIFVVEKVASRTTWLLEIVNYNVEGQQYVAAGDLRALDTLTNVLNFIKMQKIDIVKLQESMPLEEVEAHLFEIVDEVSKSSLAKGQPIELERGFACIPLRGISVPFHSSYLRNGVKPFKNFIKKNILKENVKTNRLVGKYIPNLTAKPFQITKEYFQGVYDLTGSEKIKSILDNWEQYEKQ from the coding sequence ATGATGGTTTCCACAAGATCATTAACACTCTCACACGGCTCTATTGAACACGTACTTTCCGTACCAACTGTTTCATTCTTTGCTGCTTCTCAATTACAAGaacaattcaagaaaacTTTACCCGAACCAACGGAAGGTTTTGCAGCTGATGATGAACCAAATTCTTCTGCCGAATTACTAGGTAAATTCTTGGCCTATATTTCATCTCTTATTATCCCAAACAACGATAGAAACCAATTCAATGAAGTCTTACAAACTTCTCTACAAGAATTCGAACACAGTTATTTACATGGCAATGATATTCATACGTTAGGTGCTGACCTcttaaaaaataatgacacACCATTGTTGAAAGTTaaagaattgataaaaaatttcattaatgcTAAAGTTGTTGCTAATATCccatttgagaaaaatacTACTGCAgctttatttgaaaaaaccAATGACGATACTTCACTGGTGGCTATTTTTGGTGGTCAAGGTAATACAGACgattattttgaagaattaagAGATCTTTACCGTACATATAACGTTTTAGTATCTGATATCATCGAATCTGCTGCAACCACACTAGATGAATTAAccaaatcttcttctgacGCTGAAAAGGTCTTCAACCAGGGCTTCAAATTAATGGATTGGCTAGAAACTCCATCAAAAACCCCCGATAATGACTACCTTTTATCAATTCCCATATCTTGTCCACTAATCGGTGTTATCCAATTTGTGCACTACGCTTTAACTGCAAAACTTCTAGGCTTCACTCCAGGTGAGTTAAGATCCTACTTAAAAGGTGCCACTGGCCACTCTCAAGGCTTAGCCACTGCAATTGCTATCGCTGAAGCAGATTCATGGGACTCATTCAATGTAGCAATGAAGAAAGCAATCTCTTTACTCTTCTTTATCGGTACTCGTTGTTTCCTAGCTTATCCAAACACTTCTTTACCCCCATCAATCGTCGAAGATTCTATAGAAAACGGTGAAGGTGTACCATCTCCAATGTTAACTGTCTCAAATTTAACTAAAGATCAAGTACAAAGCTTTATCGATAAGACTAATGCACATTTACCAGCCGAAAAACATATCGTCATCTCATTAGTTAATGGTGCAAGAAACTTAGTTGTTTCAGGTCCTCCACAATCATTATATGGTCTAAATTTAGCTCTTAGAAAGGCTAAAGCACCATCCGGTCTGGACCAATCAAGAATTCCACACagtgaaagaaaattaaagatttcaaaCAGATTTTTGCCAGTTACTTCTCCCTTCCATTCCCACTTACTAGTTCCCGCTAACGATTTAATATTGAACGACCTCAAAGACCACgacattgaatttttcaataatgactTAATGATCCCTGTTTATGATACATTCAATGGTGAAGACTTAAAAGATTATAAAGGTTCAATTGTTGCTAGAGTGGTCGACTGTATTATAAATCTACCAGTCAATTGGGAAACATCTACACAGTTCGAAGTGTCTCACATCCTGGATTTTGGCCCTGGTGGTGCTTCTGGGCTAGGTGTTCTAACTCACCGTAACAAAGATGGTACTGGTGTCCGTATCATCGTTGCTGGTACTCTAGAGATTAATCCAGATGACGACTATGGTTTCAAAcaagaattattttctCATTCTATCAAGAGAAATCCTAACTGGCTCAAGCAATTCCACCCAAAATTAGCAATGAATAAGAACGGTAAAGTCTACGTTGACACAAAATTCTCCAAATTATTAGGTAGAGCACCACTTTTAGTTCCTGGTATGACACCAACAACTGTTTCACCAGATTTTGTTGCCGCCACCATAAACGCTGGATACCAAATTGAATTAGCAGGAGGTGGTTACTTTTCTCCAGAAGGTATGACTAAAGCCATCGATGATGTCGTTGCTCAAATTGAACCTGGTCATAGTTTGGCTATTAACTTAATTTACGTTAACCCAAGAATGATGCAATGGGGTATTCCTTTAATCAAAGAACTGAGACAAAGAGGCTATCCAATTCAGTCACTGACTATTGGTGCCGGTGTTCCTTCCATTGAAATTGCTACGgaatatattgaaactTTAGGTTTAACTCATTTGGGTTTAAAGCCTGGTTCTATTGATTCTATCTCACAGGTAATAAATATTGCCAAGGCCCATCCAAATTTCCCGATTGTATTACAGTGGACTGGTGGTAGAGCAGGTGGTCATCATTCATACGAAGACTTCCATGCTCCAGTACTACAAATGTACTCTAAAATTAGAAGACAATCTAACATTGTTCTGATCGCTGGTTCCGGTTTTGGTTCCGCTGAAGACACTTATAAGTACTTGACTGGTGAATGGTCTACCAAGTACAGTTACCCACCAATGCCATTTGACGGTTTCCTATTTGGCTCTAGAGTTATGACTGCTAAGGAAGCAAAGACTTCTCCAGCTGCCAAACGAGCAATTGCTGATTGTGTCGGTGTTTCGGACAACCAATGGGAGAATACCTACAAGAAACCAACTGGTGGTATTATTACAGTTCGCTCAGAAATGGGTGAACCAATTCATAAACTTGCTACCCGTTGCGTTGTTTTTTGGAAAGAATTAGATGACACGATTTTTAATTTACCAAAGAATAAGCTACAAGCTGCACTTGATGCCAAAAAAGACTACATTATTGCGAAATTGAATGCTGATACCCAAAAGCCATGGTTTGCCACTGTAAACGGTGAAGTCCGTGACCTGATTGGTATGACATACGAGGAGGTTGCCAAGAGGTTAGTAGAACTGATGTTTATAAAGTCTACTGACTCATGGATTGATCCAACTTTAAGAAACTTCACTGGTGATTTCTTACGTCGTGTTGAAGAACGTTTCATCACGACCAAGTGTACCTCTATTATCCAATCATACTCCGTATTGGATGAACCAGAGAAGGCTCTTGATTTGGTATTTAAGACTTTACCTGCTGCCAAAGAACAATACATGAACGCTCAAGATGTCGACTATTTCTTAAGTTGCTGTCAAAACCCGTTACAGAAACCTGTTCCTTTCGTTCCTGTCCTAGATAACAGATTCGAGTTCTTTTTTAAGAAGGATTCCTTATGGCAGtcagaaaatttggaagCTGTTGTCGATGAAGATGTCGAAAGAACCTGTATTTTACACGGCCCAGTCGCTGCTCAGTTCACAAAAACTATTGATGAACCAATTAAGGAAATTCTTGATGGTATTCATGACGGTCATGTGAAGATGTTATTGAACGATTACTATGATAATGACATGTCTAATATTCCTGTCGTTGAGTATTTCGGTGGCCAAGATCCAACTCCATCTGACAAAGAAGTACTTGATTCAGTCTCTTGCAAGGCAACAGTGAACACAGATGAGGTGGCATGGTTCAAATTATTGGCTGGCCCTAACAAAGATTGGAGACATGCTTTCTTTACCAGTGCCAGATTTATTCAAGGTTCATTATTCGCAGAAAATGCCGCCAGAAAAGTCTTTAAACCTTGCAAGCATATGGTTATTGATATTAAGAACCAAAATGATTCCTCTAAAACTGTTGTTACTTTACTTGAGCCCGTACATGGAGAAAGAAAACCTACTGCAGTGCTTAGGTTGATAAAGGAAAATTTGATCCAATTGGAATTGATCGAAAATAGAACAATGGATGGCAAACCTGTCTCCCTACCTTTGCTATATGTTTATAGACCAGAAGATGGGTTTGCTCCAATTTTTGAGGTTATGGAAGACCGTAACAACAGAATTAAAGAGTTATATTGGAAGTTATGGATTGACGAACCATTCAACTTGAATTTCAACGCAAGGGATGTTATCCACGGCGGTTCATTTACCATTACAACCGAAGCCATCACTGAATTTACACATGCTATTGGTAATAATTGTGAAGATTTCGTTCCAAGATCTGGTAGAACAACACTAGCTCCAATGGATTTTGCCATCGTTATTGGCTGGAGAGCTATTATCAAAGCTATATTCCCGGAAACTGTGGACGGTGATTTATTGAAGCTTGTACATTTATCCAATGGATATAGAATGTGTCCTGGCGCAACTCCTTTGCAAGAAAATGACGTCGTCTCGACTTCTGCTGTTATTAAATCAGTTGTCAACCAACCTACTGGTAAAGTAGTAGAAGTTGTTGGTACCCTGATCAGAGATTCTAAACCTGTAATGGAAGTCACATCATCCTTTTTCTACAGAGGCGCATATGATGATTATGAGAACactttccaaaaaattgacGAACCTATTTACGAAATGAACATTAATTCCGCTAAGGACATCTCAGTTCTTCAATCCAAGGAATGGTTCCATCTTGACGATGAGGAAATTGATCTTTTAGGCAAAAATTTGACGTTTGAAATGGAAAGCGAAGTCACTTTCAACAGCGCTAACGTGTTCTCATCTGTTAAATGTTATGGTCCTATTAAGATGGAACTTCCAACtaaggaaaaaattgaaattggttTTGTCGATTATGATGCTGGTGAATCATATGGTAACCCAGTCATCGATTTCTTAAGCAGAAATGCCTCTACATTAGAACAGAACGTGAATTTGGAAAACCCTATCCCTATTGCTACACTAACTTCTCAATCTCCAAGTACAAACGTAACTTATGGTAGAGTATCTGGAGACTTGAATCCAATTCATGTCTCTCGCCATTTTGCCAGTTATGCTAACTTGCCAGGTACAATTACACATGGTATGTACTCTTCTGCGAATATTAGAGCGCTTATTGAAAACTGTGCTGCTGATGGGGTTTCTTCGAGAGTTCGTGGCTATACCTGCCAATTCGTCAATATGGTTTTACCAAACACTCAATTAACAACAGTTATCCAACATGTTGGCATGATCAATGGCCGTAAAGTggtcaaatttgaaactaAGAACGACCAAGATACCATTGTTTTGACTGGTGAAGCAGAAATCGAACAACCTGTATCAACATTTGTGTTCACGGGCCAAGGTTCTCAAGAACAAGGTATGGGTATGGACTTATATGAATCTTCTGAAGTTGCCAAGAACGTTTGGGATAGAGCAGATACTCATTTCAGAAACACTTATGGTATTTCCATCTTAGATATCGTTAAAAACAATCCAAAGGAGTACACTGTCTACTTTGGTGGTGAAAAGGGTAGAGAGATTAGAGAGAATTACACTCAAATGATGTTCGAAACAATCGTTGATGGAGAGGTAAAATCGGAAAAAATCTTTAAGGAGATAGATGAGGATACTACTTCCTACACCTTCAAATCTGTTAATGGTTTACTATCAGCCACTCAATTCACTCAACCCGCTTTAACTCTCATGGAGAAGGCAGCCTACGAGGATTTGAAATCTAAGGGTTTAATTCCTGTAGGTGCTGCATTTGCTGGCCATTCCCTAGGTGAATATGCCGCACTAGCTTCTTTGGCAGACATTATGTCCATTGAATCACTTGTTGAAGTCGTATTCTACAGGGGTATGACAATGCAATGTGCAGTTCCAAGAGATCACTTGGGCAGATCTAATTATGGTATGGTTGCAGTTAACCCAGGTAGAGTGAGTCCGACCTTTACTCAAGAGGCTTTAATATTCGTCGTGGAAAAAGTTGCCTCAAGAACTACGTGGCTTTTGGAAATTGTTAATTACAACGTAGAGGGTCAGCAATATGTTGCAGCTGGTGATTTGAGAGCATTGGACACTTTAACTAACGTATTAAACTTCATAAAAATGCAAAAGATTGATATTGTTAAATTACAGGAATCTATGCCTCTCGAAGAAGTCGAAGCTCACCTATTCGAGATTGTAGATGAGGTCTCGAAATCCAGCTTGGCTAAAGGGCAACCTATCGAATTAGAAAGAGGCTTTGCTTGCATTCCGTTGCGTGGTATTTCTGTTCCATTCCATTCCTCTTATCTTAGAAACGGTGTAAAGCcattcaagaatttcatcaaaaagaatatcctcaaagaaaatgtcaAGACGAACAGGTTGGTCGGTAAATATATTCCAAATCTAACTGCTAAACCTTTCCAAATAACAAAGGAATATTTCCAGGGTGTCTACGATTTAACTGGCtctgaaaaaatcaagTCCATCCTGGACAACTGGGAACAATACGAAAAGCAATAG
- the INA1 gene encoding Ina1p (similar to Saccharomyces cerevisiae YKL187C and YLR413W; ancestral locus Anc_4.285): MVNKNILLSLALLFTLASLLFVTISTAGASSNYKPITNVYIGEADISHINITKIIPELSNVMTFLGAALIYSNISSETLFGALKNLSQTAALDPILEILIDSDNLTSTLDSVVSLSPLLVSGNISVTESEVSGIEQVLALSSNTSKTLSELTDLVTDLSSSNSTSSSALTSLVFELLEDSYNATAVTNALTDLLGMGLTNLMSLLPALEIIEGSNNASATFESLVTLMNSSISTSVETVLLSTLSTSSNITSTIVGMESLEPAYKDALEAVRILFESAKNQTQTLSYLEEIISSNLTTSSVAKEAMADLTTIYDNNKDKETLMSTISSLTSSLTTLASSLTSTTTSELKSLNELLNYSTNSSATVELLDELESVLDEDTSLAGYFPDLVTLLEASTNATGTMEALLDLIEFASTSEATSLLPLVELLSQITGIDSVTSEQLYTLTPNILEYLNIPFKFRLSIFTLCKINGENKITTCSKSHAVQNLDFRTIIYDALLDSDFEPYVEALGLTKYDLQLQGKLLKKEKYYVPAVRAVLAFNLISIVLGFFLMICFTMMIVRPAIKVYGLKGCCFVLVTGFYFIATALSPIIISAMIQIIKSGTAADKFNVVYTSGAASLGLTWTSFCLSLFTCSIVLYIWWTDRKSAGAVVVDKEMSGESSDSSLKASKQEIKIETEKASDN; encoded by the coding sequence atggtaaacaaaaatatattactATCATTAGCTTTACTATTCACGCTGGCATCTTTACTTTTCGTAACGATATCCACTGCAGgtgcttcttcaaattataAACCAATAACAAATGTATACATAGGTGAAGCCGATATATCTCATATTAATATCACAAAGATTATTCCAGAATTGTCAAATGTTATGACTTTCCTAGGAGCTGCTTTAATTTACTCTAATATCTCATCCGAAACTTTATTCGGCGCCTTGAAAAACCTTTCTCAAACTGCTGCTTTAGATCCAATCTTAGAAATATTAATCGATTCTGATAATTTAACCAGCACTTTAGATTCAGTCGTCTCATTATCTCCATTACTAGTGTCTGGTAACATCAGTGTCACTGAAAGTGAGGTCTCTGGAATTGAACAAGTCTTGGCTTTATCTTCAAACACCAGTAAGACTTTATCTGAATTGACTGACTTAGTCACTGatctatcttcttcaaactCAACTTCAAGTTCTGCTTTAACTTCTTTGGTctttgaattattagaagattcTTACAATGCTACCGCTGTCACCAATGCATTAACTGATTTATTAGGCATGGGTCTCACCAACTTAATGAGTTTGTTACCAGCTTTGGAAATCATCGAAGGCTCAAACAACGCTTCCGCTACTTTTGAATCATTAGTCACATTGATGAACAGTTCGATCTCTACTAGTGTTGAAACTGTATTGTTGAGTACTTTATCTACTTCATCCAACATTACTTCTACAATTGTAGGAATGGAAAGCTTGGAACCTGCTTATAAGGACGCTTTAGAAGCTGTCagaatattatttgaaagtgCAAAGAATCAAACTCAAACTTTAAGCTACTTGGAAGAAATCATTAGCAGTAATTTGACTACTTCTTCTGTCGCTAAAGAAGCAATGGCTGATTTAACTACTATTTACGATAACAATAAAGACAAAGAAACTTTAATGTCCACTATCTCATCCTTAACTTCATCATTGACTACCTTGGCAAGTTCATTAACTAGCACTACTACTtctgaattgaaatcattaaatgaattgtTAAACTACAGTACAAATTCTTCTGCTACCGTTGAGTTATtggatgaattagaatctGTCTTGGATGAAGATACTAGTTTAGCTGGTTACTTCCCAGACTTGGTTACCTTACTTGAAGCATCCACTAATGCAACAGGCACAATGGAAGCTTTATTAGATTTAATTGAGTTTGCTTCAACTAGTGAAGCCACAAGTCTATTACCATTAGTCGAACTATTATCCCAAATTACCGGTATTGATTCGGTTACATCTGAACAGTTATACACATTAACTCCTAACATTTTAGAATACTTGAACATTCCATTCAAATTCAGATTATCTATTTTCACATTATGCAAAATTAATGGGGAAAACAAGATTACCACATGTTCAAAATCTCATGCTGTTCAAAACTTAGACTTCAGAACCATTATCTATGACGCCTTATTGGATTCCGATTTTGAACCATACGTTGAAGCTTTAGGTTTGACTAAATATGACTTACAATTACAAGGTAAGttattaaagaaagaaaagtacTACGTTCCAGCTGTCAGAGCTGTATTAGCATTTAACTTAATTTCTATTGTACTTGGTTTCTTCTTAATGATCTGTTTCACTATGATGATTGTCCGTCCAGCAATCAAGGTCTATGGATTGAAGGGTTGTTGTTTCGTTCTTGTCACTGGTTTCTATTTCATAGCCACCGCATTAAGTccaattattatttctgCTATGAtccaaatcatcaaaagtGGTACTGCTGctgataaattcaatgttGTCTACACTAGTGGTGCTGCATCCTTAGGTCTAACATGGACCAGTTTCTGTCTTTCTTTGTTCACATGTTCGATTGTCCTATACATCTGGTGGACTGACAGAAAATCAGCTGGTGCCGTTGTTGTTGATAAGGAAATGAGCGGAGAAAGCAGCGATTCTTCATTAAAAGCTTCAAAACAAGAAATCAAGATTGAGACTGAAAAGGCATCTGATAATTAA
- the PUN1 gene encoding Pun1p (similar to Saccharomyces cerevisiae YLR414C; ancestral locus Anc_4.286), producing the protein MSNFFSLLLTAICSFAALILACIACAGSTKNYSPINKIYAAQINLSELNTSTVLGSATISEISDILPSYINIGLWSYCIEDSSKAVTSCTSPSGIQNFNLEDLIYDNIEDNNVLSTIDSIADIILPEKLQTELGYYNRIIKCMFITLLIGIVTSFLCIVLTFLRCIIHLTLIKVFGVCMALIAFFSLLISAATGLGTYIFIRHILNNNYSDYGISLSLGLNYFALAWAAVVAALLNIFAWSFVIRRRQVQMYAAPIEKRPLL; encoded by the coding sequence atgtcaaattttttcagtttaCTGCTGACTGCTATCTGCTCATTTGCAGCACTCATACTAGCCTGTATTGCATGTGCAGGCTCTACTAAGAATTATAGCCCCATTAACAAAATATATGCAGCTCAGATAAACCTTTCGGAGCTGAATACATCAACTGTCCTTGGCTCTGCGACCATATCTGAAATCAGCGACATATTGCCTTCTTATATCAACATCGGTTTATGGTCATACTGTATTGAAGACTCATCAAAAGCTGTCACTTCCTGTACTTCCCCCAGTggaattcaaaattttaatttgGAAGATCTTATCTACGATAATATCGAGGATAATAACGTTCTCTCTACAATAGACTCCATCGCTGACATCATATTAcctgaaaaattacaaacTGAATTGGGCTATTACAATCGTATCATTAAATGTATGTTTATTACCCTTTTGATAGGTATTGTCACTAGTTTTCTATGCATAGTCCTCACTTTCCTTAGATGCATCATTCATTTGACTTTAATCAAGGTATTTGGTGTGTGTATGGCACTAATAGCCTTCTTCTCCCTATTGATCAGTGCGGCAACTGGTCTAGGAACATACATTTTCATCCGTCACATCTTAAATAATAACTACAGCGATTATGGCATCAGTTTAAGCTTGGgtttgaattattttgcTCTGGCTTGGGCTGCAGTTGTAGCTGCTCTACTCAACATTTTTGCCTGGTCGTTCGTTATTCGTCGTAGACAAGTTCAGATGTATGCTGCTccaattgaaaagagacCATTACTTTAG